One window of the Agrobacterium larrymoorei genome contains the following:
- the hydA gene encoding dihydropyrimidinase: protein MTEFDLIIENGTIATASDVYQASIGIKDGKIVQIGMQLKGAARTIDASGKYVLPGGIDSHVHISQPSGEGIVMADDFASGTLSAVFGGNTTVMPFCLQEKGKPLRASLTEYHKLAEGECYTDVSFHLIISDPTDAVLGQEIPALVEDGYTSLKVFMTYENLRLNDADILKTLDVARRTGATVMVHCENEDAIRFLINKHELEGNVAPRAHASTRPVAVEREATHRALSLAEIADVPIVIVHVSNGEAMEEIMRARQRGVRVIGETCPQYLTLTAKDLEGMDWEGAKYVCSPPPRDEAAQKECWRGIETGVFELFSSDHCPFRYDDVTGKLNPKGRENFRHIPNGIPGVEVRLPILFSQGVMGGRIELTRFVAITATNHAKTYGLYPQKGTIAVGADADIAIWDPEVRRVIRHADLHDGSDYSPYEGLEIQGWPITTIVAGTIMVEDGALVGQKGQGTYRSATTRSMRSV from the coding sequence ATGACAGAATTCGACCTCATCATCGAGAACGGCACGATCGCGACGGCGTCAGACGTCTATCAAGCATCAATTGGCATCAAGGACGGTAAGATCGTCCAGATCGGGATGCAGCTGAAGGGCGCGGCAAGAACAATAGACGCCAGCGGAAAATACGTGCTGCCTGGCGGTATCGATAGCCACGTACACATCTCCCAGCCCTCAGGCGAGGGGATTGTCATGGCGGACGATTTCGCAAGTGGGACGCTTTCGGCGGTGTTCGGCGGCAATACGACCGTCATGCCGTTCTGCCTTCAGGAGAAGGGCAAGCCATTGCGCGCGTCCCTTACCGAGTATCACAAGCTCGCCGAAGGCGAATGCTACACGGATGTTAGCTTCCACCTGATCATTTCCGACCCGACGGATGCAGTGCTCGGACAGGAAATTCCAGCGCTAGTGGAGGATGGCTACACGTCTCTCAAAGTATTCATGACGTATGAGAATCTGCGCCTGAATGACGCGGATATCTTGAAGACGCTCGATGTCGCCCGCCGTACAGGTGCGACCGTCATGGTTCACTGCGAAAACGAGGATGCTATCCGCTTTCTCATCAATAAGCACGAACTTGAAGGGAATGTAGCCCCAAGGGCGCATGCATCTACACGACCGGTCGCGGTGGAGCGGGAGGCGACGCATCGCGCTCTGTCGCTGGCCGAAATCGCCGACGTGCCGATCGTCATCGTGCATGTTTCGAATGGCGAAGCGATGGAAGAAATCATGCGTGCGCGTCAGCGCGGCGTTCGGGTTATCGGCGAAACATGCCCGCAATACCTCACGCTGACCGCCAAGGATCTGGAAGGTATGGATTGGGAAGGAGCAAAATACGTCTGCTCCCCACCGCCGCGAGACGAGGCCGCCCAGAAGGAATGCTGGCGCGGCATCGAAACCGGCGTCTTCGAGCTGTTTTCCTCCGATCACTGCCCCTTTCGCTACGACGATGTGACGGGCAAGCTCAACCCCAAGGGCCGCGAGAACTTCCGCCATATCCCGAATGGCATTCCAGGCGTGGAGGTCCGACTGCCAATCCTATTTTCGCAGGGCGTAATGGGCGGACGTATCGAGCTGACGCGTTTCGTTGCGATTACCGCGACCAATCACGCCAAGACCTACGGTCTTTATCCCCAAAAAGGAACGATTGCGGTCGGCGCTGATGCCGATATCGCGATCTGGGATCCTGAGGTACGCCGTGTCATCCGCCACGCGGATCTGCACGACGGTTCGGACTATTCGCCTTATGAAGGCCTGGAAATTCAGGGCTGGCCGATAACAACGATCGTTGCGGGGACTATCATGGTCGAAGACGGCGCACTCGTTGGCCAGAAAGGGCAGGGTACTTACCGTTCTGCCACGACACGCTCGATGCGCTCAGTCTGA
- a CDS encoding amino acid ABC transporter ATP-binding protein, whose amino-acid sequence MIEINGVSKFYGPYEVLKNCNVNVDRGEVVVVCGPSGSGKSTLIKCVNGLEPFQKGSIRVHGIEVGDPKTDLPNLRTRVGMVFQNFELFPHLTIMDNIMLAQRIVLGRSDTLAQTKAMQLLDRVGLVDHARKYPGQLSGGQQQRVAIARALAMDPLAMLFDEPTSALDPEMISEVLDVMTSLARDGMTMMVVTHEMGFARRVATRVIFIDQGEIVEDSPSEAFFAGKHNPRTEAFLSKILQH is encoded by the coding sequence ATGATCGAGATCAACGGCGTCAGCAAGTTCTACGGCCCCTATGAGGTTTTGAAGAACTGCAATGTGAATGTCGACCGGGGTGAAGTCGTGGTTGTCTGCGGCCCATCGGGCTCGGGGAAATCGACGCTGATCAAATGCGTCAACGGGTTGGAGCCTTTTCAGAAAGGCTCCATCCGTGTCCACGGCATTGAGGTAGGCGATCCGAAAACGGACCTGCCCAACCTCCGAACTCGTGTCGGCATGGTGTTTCAGAATTTCGAGTTATTTCCGCATCTGACGATCATGGACAACATCATGCTTGCCCAAAGGATCGTTCTAGGGCGGAGCGATACGCTCGCGCAGACGAAAGCGATGCAGCTGCTCGATCGTGTCGGGCTCGTCGACCATGCGCGCAAATATCCCGGTCAACTATCCGGTGGCCAGCAGCAACGCGTAGCAATCGCCCGCGCACTTGCCATGGACCCACTCGCCATGCTGTTTGACGAGCCGACCTCCGCGCTTGATCCAGAGATGATTTCCGAAGTGCTTGACGTTATGACATCGTTGGCGCGAGATGGGATGACGATGATGGTCGTGACCCATGAGATGGGTTTCGCGCGTCGCGTGGCGACCCGCGTCATCTTCATCGATCAGGGCGAGATCGTTGAAGACAGCCCCAGCGAAGCGTTTTTCGCCGGCAAGCACAACCCCCGCACAGAAGCCTTCCTCAGCAAGATCCTCCAGCACTGA
- a CDS encoding FAD-dependent oxidoreductase, whose amino-acid sequence MPAVSTQYPPGSDTPIEISFDGTVIKAERGMTIAAAMEAAGRHSFSRGLKGEPRGLFCGMGACQDCLVTVNGKASQRACMTSVQPGMTITQPQPRPDLMSADFDDLAETPANIPILETDLLVVGAGPAGLCAAEAAASAGASVMLLDERSSAGGQFFKQPLTGTASRLLENDEQALSGADLVRAARDAGVTFLEGSTVWGAERRDASAPIIGCLGANGAFYCKPRMTVIATGAHERPTAIQGWTLPGVMTAGSAQTLLRSYGAVAGKRIVVAGNGPLNIQIAAELFKAGATIVALVEKAPAPWTRPVLALQLFAADPLLATKGMRQLEGLRKAGVPILWESDVVAASGADSLEEIAISGPDGRVTFAADTLLVGGNFTPSNELSRLLGCAHEVVNGNLVAICKSDGETSLPDVHVVGEAARFGGAHVAMAAGRLAGMAVARKLGHSATSTTWLEKKLARHRAFQKALWALFAAGSSQATSDTHAAPDETILCRCEGVTFGALRKLAQDSALDVATLKRLSRAGMGRCQSRYCGPSIAGIAKSLHRNDETRGFLAPQMPLRPVPLAALAVEKPEWGGHKRAVLPDRPPVKNTEPLQVSETSTLVIGGGIAGISTALFLAREGEDVTVVERSFPNSLASGGNAGSLHAQLLSFDHGARSEGGGAPAAQTLPLQRDSISLWASLQRELARDFEMKVTGGLMVAETDEHLRFLKEKVAVEQKAGIECRIVDQGELRQIEPALSRQFVGAAYCPQEGKINPLIATEHVLKAAREAGARIIDNCEVISITPVVGGFDVETNRGRIRAGRVVNAAGAFAARIGAMLGLDVPVFGAPLQMVVTEAAAPTISCLVAHADRHLTLKQAANGNFIIGGGWTAGLDPVFQHPRPLLSSLEGNLWVAQHVVPALRKLHVIRSWAAMNINIDGAPILGEHPDQPGFFNAVTSNGYTLGPIVGQLTAQLVLGRETGRALQPFSISRFKKGRS is encoded by the coding sequence ATGCCCGCTGTCTCGACGCAATACCCGCCGGGTTCCGACACGCCCATCGAGATAAGCTTCGATGGAACAGTGATCAAGGCCGAAAGGGGAATGACCATCGCAGCCGCGATGGAGGCAGCTGGCCGCCACTCTTTTTCACGTGGTCTAAAAGGCGAGCCGCGGGGTCTTTTCTGTGGCATGGGGGCCTGTCAGGACTGCCTTGTGACGGTAAATGGCAAGGCGAGCCAGCGGGCCTGCATGACCTCTGTCCAGCCTGGCATGACGATCACCCAGCCCCAGCCCCGGCCTGATCTCATGTCGGCGGATTTCGATGATCTTGCGGAAACCCCAGCGAACATCCCCATCCTCGAAACCGATCTCCTGGTTGTCGGCGCAGGTCCAGCAGGTCTCTGCGCAGCCGAGGCCGCCGCATCGGCGGGCGCTTCCGTTATGCTGCTCGACGAAAGATCTTCTGCCGGCGGGCAGTTCTTTAAACAGCCGCTGACGGGGACGGCTAGCCGTCTTCTCGAAAATGACGAGCAGGCTCTGTCGGGTGCAGATCTTGTACGAGCTGCCCGAGATGCCGGCGTAACCTTTCTTGAAGGCAGCACCGTCTGGGGCGCCGAGCGACGGGATGCGTCGGCGCCAATCATCGGCTGTCTTGGTGCCAATGGGGCATTCTACTGCAAACCTCGTATGACCGTGATCGCAACCGGGGCTCACGAGCGTCCGACTGCCATTCAGGGCTGGACCCTGCCAGGGGTGATGACAGCCGGATCGGCGCAGACGCTACTGAGAAGCTATGGAGCTGTTGCTGGGAAACGTATCGTCGTCGCCGGTAACGGGCCGTTGAACATTCAGATCGCCGCAGAGCTCTTCAAGGCCGGAGCGACCATTGTTGCACTGGTGGAAAAGGCACCCGCTCCGTGGACGAGGCCTGTCCTCGCGCTGCAGCTTTTCGCAGCCGATCCGCTGCTTGCGACCAAAGGCATGCGACAACTCGAGGGCCTGCGAAAGGCAGGCGTTCCCATCCTTTGGGAGAGCGACGTCGTCGCAGCGTCTGGTGCCGACAGCCTCGAGGAAATTGCCATCTCTGGCCCCGATGGGCGCGTGACTTTTGCCGCCGACACGCTTCTTGTTGGCGGCAACTTTACCCCGTCGAATGAACTGTCCCGCCTGCTTGGTTGCGCGCATGAAGTGGTCAACGGCAATCTTGTCGCTATCTGCAAGAGCGATGGTGAGACAAGCCTGCCGGACGTGCATGTCGTGGGCGAGGCAGCCCGCTTCGGTGGTGCGCATGTCGCAATGGCGGCTGGGAGGCTTGCCGGCATGGCAGTGGCAAGAAAACTTGGCCATTCGGCAACGTCGACGACTTGGCTCGAAAAAAAGCTTGCCCGGCATAGGGCATTTCAAAAGGCGCTATGGGCCCTCTTCGCAGCCGGGAGTTCTCAGGCCACGAGCGACACACACGCCGCGCCTGACGAGACGATACTCTGTCGCTGCGAAGGCGTGACCTTTGGAGCGCTTCGAAAGCTTGCACAAGACAGCGCGCTCGACGTCGCGACGCTGAAGCGCCTTTCTCGCGCCGGTATGGGGCGTTGCCAGAGCCGCTATTGCGGACCGTCTATCGCTGGCATCGCCAAATCTCTCCATCGGAACGACGAGACGCGAGGCTTTCTTGCACCGCAGATGCCCCTGCGCCCTGTTCCCCTTGCTGCGCTGGCTGTCGAAAAGCCGGAATGGGGTGGACACAAGCGGGCTGTCCTGCCCGACCGTCCGCCGGTCAAAAATACTGAGCCTTTGCAGGTGAGCGAAACATCAACCTTGGTGATCGGCGGCGGCATTGCCGGGATCTCTACGGCGTTGTTTCTGGCGCGTGAGGGCGAGGACGTAACCGTGGTGGAACGGAGCTTCCCCAACTCGCTCGCCTCCGGCGGCAATGCCGGCAGCCTGCATGCCCAGCTGCTTTCCTTTGATCATGGAGCCCGCTCGGAAGGGGGAGGGGCGCCTGCGGCCCAGACCCTACCGCTTCAGCGAGATTCGATTTCGCTGTGGGCATCCCTGCAACGCGAACTCGCGCGGGACTTCGAGATGAAAGTGACCGGCGGGCTTATGGTGGCAGAGACCGATGAGCATCTCCGTTTTCTCAAGGAGAAGGTCGCAGTCGAGCAAAAGGCCGGTATTGAATGCCGCATCGTGGATCAGGGCGAACTGCGGCAGATAGAGCCCGCGCTTTCACGCCAGTTTGTCGGCGCGGCCTACTGCCCGCAGGAGGGCAAGATCAATCCGCTTATTGCCACTGAGCATGTGCTCAAGGCTGCGCGTGAGGCAGGCGCCCGGATCATCGACAACTGCGAGGTAATTTCTATCACGCCGGTTGTCGGCGGATTTGACGTTGAAACGAACCGTGGGCGGATCCGGGCAGGGCGTGTCGTAAACGCGGCGGGCGCCTTCGCTGCCCGGATCGGTGCGATGCTTGGTCTTGACGTTCCTGTTTTCGGTGCGCCCTTGCAGATGGTTGTCACGGAGGCGGCCGCGCCGACGATATCCTGCCTCGTGGCTCACGCCGATCGCCACCTGACACTTAAGCAGGCTGCAAACGGAAACTTCATTATCGGTGGTGGCTGGACGGCCGGGCTCGATCCCGTATTCCAGCATCCTCGCCCCCTTCTGTCGAGTCTTGAGGGAAATCTTTGGGTAGCACAGCATGTGGTGCCGGCCTTGAGAAAGTTGCATGTCATCCGCAGTTGGGCTGCGATGAACATCAATATCGACGGAGCACCCATTCTGGGCGAACATCCTGACCAGCCCGGATTCTTCAATGCAGTCACATCGAACGGCTATACTCTCGGCCCGATCGTCGGCCAACTCACTGCTCAGCTTGTCCTGGGCCGAGAAACCGGTCGGGCATTGCAGCCATTCTCCATATCACGCTTCAAGAAAGGTCGTTCATGA
- the dapA gene encoding 4-hydroxy-tetrahydrodipicolinate synthase, with amino-acid sequence MTKTFRGVYTVMITPLDRDGAVDLSALASFTDWQIKEGIHGLIPLGSTGEFLSLSEEERDAVARTVIETTAGRVPVLIGTGAEDTRECVRLSRKAEDMGADGVMVIPPFYCTPTDDELVEHYRTVASAISIPIMVYNNPATANVDLKPELVKRIAEIKGCDYIKESTLEVTRVRDIIRLAGDNMTVFGGILGFESFVMGAQGWVAVASNVAPGPMARIFELAADEKKFDEARALYLKWLPVIQAVGGQAYVAGSKSLLTHMGFQAGTPLPPRLPLPAAQDAEMKQLVSDYGLVFTA; translated from the coding sequence ATGACGAAGACATTTCGCGGCGTATACACGGTTATGATTACGCCACTGGATCGCGATGGCGCCGTTGATCTCAGCGCACTAGCCTCTTTCACAGACTGGCAGATCAAAGAGGGCATTCATGGTCTGATCCCGCTTGGCTCGACAGGCGAGTTCCTGTCGCTAAGCGAAGAGGAACGCGATGCCGTCGCTCGCACAGTCATCGAGACGACTGCCGGCCGGGTTCCGGTCCTCATCGGCACGGGTGCAGAGGATACGCGTGAATGCGTGCGGCTGAGCCGCAAGGCTGAAGATATGGGCGCTGACGGAGTGATGGTCATTCCGCCCTTCTATTGCACGCCCACAGATGATGAATTGGTCGAGCATTACAGGACGGTTGCCTCGGCGATTTCCATCCCGATCATGGTCTACAACAATCCGGCAACCGCCAATGTTGATCTCAAGCCCGAACTCGTCAAACGCATCGCCGAAATCAAGGGTTGCGACTATATCAAGGAATCGACGCTCGAAGTGACCCGCGTAAGGGACATCATTCGTCTCGCTGGCGATAACATGACCGTATTCGGCGGCATTCTCGGCTTCGAATCCTTCGTAATGGGCGCTCAGGGGTGGGTTGCCGTTGCATCGAACGTCGCACCAGGTCCTATGGCGCGGATCTTCGAGCTGGCCGCTGACGAGAAGAAATTCGATGAAGCGCGCGCGCTCTATCTAAAATGGCTGCCGGTCATTCAGGCCGTTGGCGGACAGGCCTATGTCGCCGGCTCGAAGTCCTTGCTCACTCATATGGGTTTTCAGGCAGGAACGCCTCTCCCTCCGCGTTTGCCGCTTCCCGCGGCACAGGATGCTGAGATGAAGCAGCTGGTTTCCGATTACGGCCTGGTTTTCACGGCCTGA
- a CDS encoding amino acid ABC transporter permease, giving the protein MTLWNWSGFFGYLVNPFILGGVFTTIWLTVVSLIAGLVLGFVLAMMRRSHLRSVQMLAKVYIWLFRGTPLLVQLIALYTALPLFGIKLSVIQAALVGLAANEAAYLAEIIRAGIGAVPEGQSRAARALGMTERQIMRHIVMPQAFKVIIPPLGNSVNGLLKTTSVTSVISMEELLRRTQVLIQERFMVLELFAVAAIYYLLLTTLWDFFQRYIENRLGQADARLSINEKR; this is encoded by the coding sequence ATGACGTTATGGAACTGGTCGGGTTTTTTCGGGTATCTCGTCAATCCCTTCATCCTTGGTGGGGTTTTTACGACGATCTGGCTGACCGTTGTGTCTCTGATCGCCGGTCTCGTCCTGGGTTTCGTGTTGGCAATGATGCGGCGGTCGCATCTGCGCTCGGTGCAGATGCTCGCCAAGGTCTATATCTGGCTGTTTCGGGGAACGCCGCTGCTGGTGCAGTTGATCGCGCTATATACCGCCTTACCGCTCTTCGGCATCAAGCTGAGTGTAATCCAGGCAGCCCTGGTGGGGCTGGCGGCCAATGAGGCCGCGTATCTTGCGGAGATCATTCGCGCTGGCATCGGTGCCGTTCCTGAAGGTCAATCTCGTGCTGCGCGTGCACTCGGCATGACTGAGAGACAGATCATGCGCCATATCGTCATGCCGCAGGCGTTCAAGGTCATCATCCCGCCGCTCGGCAATTCGGTGAATGGCTTGCTGAAGACGACCTCGGTGACATCCGTCATCTCGATGGAGGAGTTGCTCCGACGCACGCAGGTCCTGATTCAGGAGCGCTTCATGGTGCTCGAGCTCTTCGCCGTTGCGGCCATCTACTATCTGCTTTTGACCACGCTCTGGGATTTCTTCCAGCGATACATCGAAAACCGTCTCGGACAAGCCGACGCCCGGTTGTCGATCAACGAGAAGCGTTAA
- a CDS encoding ABC transporter substrate-binding protein: protein MTKLLHSRFTLAAAFSMMASVAFAQSCDPKVAAGELIKPGTLVISTNPTLPPLQFVDSSGQLKGMRVELGEEIAKRLCLKPEYVRIEFSAMVPGLQAGRWDMINTGIFFTEERAKVMQMIPYEDQAISISIAPNSDKSVKSKDDLAGMTIGVEIGGFEETKTRLLDKELRDAGKAGLSIRTFDNFALAFQALRAGQVDGVVSIDAVAKEYDARGDFKRAISGLYPAPVAVAFKSPALADAVSATLKGMKADGSLKTLFDKYGLPMVAGDYSVKGPGR from the coding sequence ATGACAAAGCTTTTGCATTCCCGCTTCACGCTTGCGGCAGCGTTCTCGATGATGGCATCGGTCGCCTTCGCGCAAAGCTGTGACCCAAAGGTCGCCGCCGGTGAGCTTATCAAGCCCGGCACACTGGTGATTTCGACCAACCCCACCCTGCCGCCACTGCAGTTCGTTGATTCCAGTGGCCAGTTGAAAGGCATGCGTGTGGAGTTGGGCGAGGAAATCGCCAAGAGGCTTTGCCTCAAGCCTGAATATGTTCGCATCGAATTTTCCGCGATGGTGCCCGGTCTGCAGGCGGGCCGCTGGGATATGATCAATACAGGCATCTTCTTCACGGAAGAGCGCGCCAAGGTCATGCAGATGATCCCCTATGAAGATCAGGCGATCAGCATTTCGATTGCGCCGAACTCTGACAAGAGCGTCAAGTCGAAGGATGATCTGGCAGGCATGACGATCGGCGTCGAGATCGGCGGCTTCGAGGAGACGAAGACCCGTCTTCTGGATAAGGAGCTCCGCGACGCTGGCAAGGCGGGCCTCTCAATTCGGACATTTGACAATTTTGCTCTTGCCTTCCAGGCATTGCGTGCCGGCCAGGTTGACGGCGTCGTGTCCATTGATGCGGTGGCTAAGGAATACGACGCTCGTGGCGATTTCAAACGCGCCATCAGCGGCCTCTATCCCGCGCCTGTCGCGGTTGCGTTCAAGAGCCCGGCTCTTGCGGATGCCGTTTCCGCCACGCTCAAGGGCATGAAGGCGGATGGCTCGCTCAAGACGCTGTTCGACAAATACGGTCTCCCGATGGTTGCCGGCGACTATTCCGTCAAGGGTCCTGGCCGCTGA
- a CDS encoding GntR family transcriptional regulator — MGDDVSEAVEESLAQETYGLLLAEITSARLAGGSVIQQRRLASQYAVSRSPMRHALSRLEGEGLLVRDERGVLCVRVITLKDYLNSLTMRMLLEPTAAALAAPGADEEHVGRLLASLDVIEADPEPDPEEVWRFDDALHDFIADHSDNPFMSATIAEMRRYTTIFERQMALTRVKPGVAEHREIIMALASHDAERARKAMASHLEIVRQGVLSNY, encoded by the coding sequence ATGGGCGATGACGTGAGCGAAGCAGTTGAGGAAAGCCTTGCACAGGAAACCTATGGGCTGCTTCTCGCCGAAATCACCTCCGCCCGCCTGGCTGGGGGAAGTGTCATCCAACAGCGCCGTCTCGCCTCGCAGTACGCCGTCTCGCGTTCCCCAATGCGGCATGCTCTCAGCCGACTCGAAGGGGAGGGGCTGTTGGTGCGTGACGAGCGAGGTGTTCTTTGCGTCAGGGTCATCACGCTCAAAGACTATCTCAACAGTCTAACGATGCGAATGTTGCTGGAGCCGACGGCCGCGGCGCTCGCAGCTCCCGGTGCCGATGAGGAGCATGTGGGCCGTCTCCTCGCCAGTCTGGATGTCATCGAGGCCGATCCAGAGCCCGACCCCGAGGAGGTCTGGAGATTCGATGATGCCTTGCATGACTTTATCGCGGATCACAGTGACAACCCTTTCATGTCGGCAACAATTGCTGAGATGCGGCGATATACAACGATATTTGAACGGCAGATGGCACTCACCCGCGTTAAGCCCGGCGTAGCGGAACACCGCGAAATCATTATGGCGCTGGCTAGTCATGATGCTGAACGCGCTCGTAAGGCCATGGCGTCTCATCTCGAAATCGTGCGTCAAGGCGTCCTTTCCAATTATTGA
- a CDS encoding GntR family transcriptional regulator, translating into MTDISATTAEKPSERGPHNLASLAYNAVSDMIRHRSLKGGYVIVEAKLAEALGISRTPLREALQRLEGEGLVRKGDGRNYVVRRVDIGEYLQSLRLRLLIEPEAAVLAIPNIPRRQLMAVRREIHDLLDATAYHTDAHWFSDDNLHNMIIDYCGNAVMAKVLRELRATTRLFEIDRLKDRLKPDSSEHLLIIEAIERGSAADTRKSVAIHIESLIAFAREHLGALE; encoded by the coding sequence TTGACAGATATCTCGGCGACCACTGCTGAAAAACCGAGTGAACGTGGGCCGCACAACCTCGCATCACTCGCCTATAACGCTGTTTCAGACATGATCCGCCATCGAAGCCTGAAGGGCGGATATGTGATCGTGGAGGCCAAGCTTGCCGAAGCGCTTGGTATTTCAAGAACGCCGCTGCGAGAAGCGCTCCAACGGCTGGAGGGCGAAGGCCTCGTGCGCAAGGGCGACGGGCGCAACTACGTTGTACGGCGCGTCGATATCGGCGAATACCTGCAAAGCTTGCGGCTGCGCCTTCTGATCGAGCCTGAAGCGGCAGTTCTTGCCATCCCCAACATCCCGCGACGCCAGCTTATGGCCGTTCGCCGGGAGATCCACGATCTCCTGGACGCGACGGCCTACCACACCGACGCGCATTGGTTTTCGGACGACAATCTGCACAATATGATCATCGATTATTGCGGCAATGCCGTTATGGCAAAAGTCTTGCGAGAACTGCGCGCCACCACCCGGCTGTTTGAAATTGATCGGCTCAAGGACAGGTTGAAACCAGATTCCAGCGAGCATCTCCTCATCATTGAAGCAATTGAGCGTGGTAGCGCGGCGGATACGCGCAAGTCCGTCGCGATTCATATAGAAAGCCTGATAGCCTTCGCTCGGGAACATTTGGGCGCCCTGGAGTAG
- a CDS encoding ABC transporter permease translates to MSKHILNGYCLVIYGFLLLPILVVVGASLNAGAFLTFPPQGLSFRWYVVFFHNDVFWRAIRTSLWVAAVSTAISGVIGTMAAMFYVQHAGRWKESVRLAMLLPLLLPEVLTAISLLFFVYAIGVGTTTMAGMLIGHVLMTLPFVFINVSAAMEAYEPSWSLAARSLGAGPFTRFRRIMLPLIKPGVIGGCLFAFIISFDLFTISFMLKNVGTATLPIQIYDYLRTNFTPEAAAVSTLSIVMTIVVVVVSEKVLGLRVHRF, encoded by the coding sequence ATGTCCAAGCACATATTGAATGGTTATTGCCTCGTCATCTACGGCTTCTTGCTGCTGCCCATTCTCGTGGTTGTCGGCGCATCCTTAAATGCGGGCGCATTTTTGACCTTTCCGCCCCAGGGTCTCTCTTTCCGGTGGTATGTCGTCTTTTTCCATAACGATGTTTTCTGGCGCGCAATTCGGACCTCCCTGTGGGTAGCAGCCGTTTCGACTGCGATTTCCGGCGTCATCGGAACAATGGCGGCTATGTTCTACGTGCAGCATGCGGGACGGTGGAAGGAAAGCGTTCGGCTGGCGATGCTGCTGCCACTGCTCCTGCCGGAAGTTCTGACAGCAATATCGCTTCTGTTCTTCGTCTACGCGATCGGAGTCGGCACGACGACCATGGCTGGCATGTTGATTGGGCATGTGCTCATGACGCTGCCCTTCGTTTTCATCAATGTGTCCGCGGCGATGGAGGCCTACGAGCCCTCGTGGAGCCTGGCCGCCCGCAGCCTTGGCGCAGGCCCGTTCACTCGCTTCAGGCGCATCATGCTGCCGTTGATCAAGCCAGGAGTGATCGGTGGGTGCCTCTTCGCGTTCATCATTTCCTTCGATCTCTTCACGATATCGTTCATGTTGAAGAATGTCGGGACGGCGACGCTTCCGATCCAGATCTATGATTATCTCAGGACGAACTTCACACCTGAAGCCGCAGCGGTTTCGACCCTATCCATCGTGATGACGATTGTGGTGGTCGTTGTGTCCGAAAAGGTGCTTGGCTTACGGGTTCACCGGTTTTGA
- a CDS encoding ABC transporter permease produces MTSRARSTYPILLIVPSVLLLGLFLVLPYLNIVVMSFRNPANGAPYAPGFTIGNYLRLLTDSFYLQQVANTLLIGLVTTLLCLVLGFPIAWQLSREKMRFRGLAYGLVLSPLLVGIVIRSYGWTILLGNNGIINKTLLNLGLIDRPIGLMYNALGIVIALVHVFLPFMILPLMSALQGIDPSLRSAARSLGAGKLTVFRRITLPLAMPGIQAGCILVFVLSLSAYVTPALIGGLRVKTMAVSVVDALIDTFQWPFGSAMALMLSLTGAAIVVIFSRLTRMKWKIG; encoded by the coding sequence ATGACAAGTCGCGCTAGATCCACCTATCCTATTCTGCTCATCGTGCCGTCGGTTTTGCTACTCGGGCTCTTTCTCGTTCTGCCATACCTCAATATCGTGGTCATGAGTTTCCGCAATCCGGCCAATGGCGCACCCTATGCGCCAGGATTTACCATTGGCAATTATCTGAGGCTGCTCACAGATTCCTTCTATTTGCAGCAGGTGGCGAATACGCTGTTGATCGGTCTGGTCACAACGCTTCTGTGCCTCGTTCTCGGATTTCCAATCGCCTGGCAGCTCTCGCGCGAAAAGATGCGGTTTCGCGGCCTTGCCTATGGGCTCGTGCTGTCGCCGCTTCTTGTCGGCATTGTAATCCGCAGCTACGGCTGGACAATTCTGCTTGGGAACAACGGCATCATCAACAAGACGCTGTTGAATCTCGGGCTGATCGATCGCCCGATCGGACTGATGTACAACGCCCTCGGAATTGTCATCGCACTTGTCCACGTCTTCCTTCCCTTCATGATCCTGCCGTTGATGAGTGCGCTTCAGGGCATTGACCCGTCATTGCGGTCTGCTGCGCGTTCCCTCGGTGCTGGAAAGCTCACTGTTTTCAGGCGTATCACCCTGCCCCTTGCCATGCCCGGTATTCAGGCGGGCTGCATTCTGGTGTTTGTGCTGTCGTTAAGCGCTTATGTGACGCCAGCATTAATCGGCGGTCTTAGAGTGAAGACGATGGCGGTCAGCGTCGTGGATGCGTTGATCGATACGTTCCAATGGCCTTTCGGCTCTGCCATGGCACTGATGCTTTCGCTCACCGGAGCAGCGATTGTCGTGATTTTCTCGCGGCTTACGCGCATGAAATGGAAGATTGGTTGA